In Aquimarina sp. TRL1, a single window of DNA contains:
- a CDS encoding DUF3293 domain-containing protein yields the protein METSLYNAYLETTYQISQGSLPISLKIGHKNGRFKKWCEEKKVLSWAIITAYNPYSMLCSNVENENRQQILKTYLVQNKLCSINALGVPADANWEAEKSLFIYNLTIDKAKQIGKLFEQNAIVYGNILTPPRLCVLVT from the coding sequence ATGGAAACAAGCTTATACAACGCCTATTTAGAGACAACCTATCAGATCAGTCAGGGTAGCCTTCCTATTTCTCTAAAAATAGGACATAAAAATGGGAGGTTTAAAAAATGGTGCGAGGAAAAAAAAGTACTTTCCTGGGCAATTATAACTGCATACAACCCTTATTCTATGCTGTGTTCCAATGTAGAAAACGAAAACCGGCAACAGATACTCAAAACTTATTTGGTTCAAAATAAGCTTTGTAGTATTAATGCTCTGGGGGTTCCTGCTGATGCTAACTGGGAAGCTGAAAAAAGTCTTTTTATCTATAACCTAACTATTGATAAGGCAAAACAAATCGGGAAGCTTTTTGAACAAAATGCCATCGTTTATGGTAATATTCTCACCCCTCCCCGATTATGTGTTCTCGTGACGTAA
- a CDS encoding NAD-binding protein encodes MKTLFQFIDSIKKEYPDSELPFLKRQLKRVQSSKPYQGIRILHNIPFTKETIVKLEVLYAGGADVTVISPSFMEVDPTLVASFIDAGGIWKDALTPNDSFDIHLDCAAELLTHKQPAIGTVEITGTGTNKYKATTTYPVISVDQSAIKMLEGVLGTGEAFIRAFKQLATEEIHNKHFMIFGYGKVGKGIAHYLKKETPHITIVENDPLKVAQAQQAGFNGLIARETTQVQAAADKMDAIVTATGVRNVISDTYDSTFFASKYLANMGGEDEFGTAFATEDVLCNKMPINFFIEKPTLMRYLDPVFYAHNSGVDLLLFANLKNGLHPFPAFIADEVVEEWKTLFKESIPS; translated from the coding sequence ATGAAAACCCTGTTTCAATTTATTGATTCGATAAAGAAAGAGTATCCAGATTCGGAACTCCCTTTTCTAAAACGACAATTAAAACGAGTACAATCGTCAAAACCCTATCAGGGAATCCGTATTCTTCACAATATCCCCTTTACTAAAGAAACCATTGTCAAACTGGAGGTTTTATATGCTGGCGGAGCAGATGTTACGGTAATTTCCCCCTCATTTATGGAAGTAGATCCGACTCTGGTAGCTTCATTTATTGATGCGGGAGGCATATGGAAAGACGCTCTTACTCCTAATGATTCTTTCGACATTCATTTAGACTGCGCAGCAGAGTTACTAACTCATAAACAACCAGCCATAGGTACCGTAGAGATTACAGGTACCGGAACCAATAAATATAAAGCAACTACCACATACCCTGTTATCTCTGTGGATCAAAGTGCTATCAAGATGTTAGAAGGAGTACTAGGAACAGGGGAAGCATTTATACGAGCTTTTAAACAACTTGCTACAGAAGAAATACATAATAAGCATTTCATGATATTCGGGTATGGAAAAGTAGGGAAAGGCATTGCTCATTATCTAAAAAAAGAAACTCCTCATATAACAATCGTAGAAAATGACCCGCTTAAGGTAGCACAAGCCCAACAAGCAGGGTTCAATGGATTAATTGCCCGGGAAACCACTCAAGTACAAGCGGCAGCAGATAAAATGGATGCAATTGTCACAGCTACCGGAGTTAGAAATGTAATTTCAGATACTTATGACTCTACATTCTTCGCTTCTAAATATCTGGCCAATATGGGAGGTGAGGATGAATTCGGGACCGCTTTTGCTACAGAAGATGTGCTGTGCAATAAAATGCCAATCAATTTTTTTATAGAAAAACCAACACTGATGCGGTATCTAGATCCTGTTTTTTATGCTCATAATTCAGGAGTCGACCTCTTATTATTTGCTAACTTAAAAAATGGGCTCCATCCTTTTCCTGCTTTTATAGCAGATGAAGTTGTAGAAGAATGGAAAACACTCTTTAAGGAATCAATTCCTTCTTAA